The following proteins come from a genomic window of Panthera leo isolate Ple1 chromosome E2, P.leo_Ple1_pat1.1, whole genome shotgun sequence:
- the HSD11B2 gene encoding corticosteroid 11-beta-dehydrogenase isozyme 2 encodes MERWPWPSGGAWLLVAARALLQLLRADLRLGRPLLAALALLAALDWLCQRLLPPPAALAVLAAAGWIALSRLARPPRLPVATRAVLITGCDSGFGKETAKKLDAMGFTVLATVLELDGPGALELRACCSPRLRLLQLDLTKPADISRALEFTKAHTTSTGLWGLVNNAGHNNVVADVELSPVATFRSCMEVNFFGALELTKGLLPLLRRSRGRIVTVGSPAGDMPYPCLAAYGTSKAAMALLMDTFSCELLPWGVKVSIIQPGCFKTESVQNVGQWEQRKQLLLASLPRELLQAYGEDYIEHLHGQFLHSLRLALPDLSPVVDAITDALLAAQPRRRYYPGRGLGLMYFIHYYLPEGLRRRFLQTFFINHCLPRALRPGQPGSTPAQDAALDPDPNPNPGSSPMTAQ; translated from the exons ATGGAGCGCTGGCCTTGGCCGTCGGGCGGCGCCTGGCTGCTCGTGGCGGCCCGTGCGCTGCTGCAGCTGCTGCGCGCAGACCTGCGTCTGGGCCGCCCGCTGCTGGCGGCGCTGGCGCTGCTGGCTGCGCTCGACTGGCTGTGCCAGCGCCTGCTGCCCCCGCCGGCCGCACTCGCCGTGCTGGCCGCCGCCGGCTGGATCGCGTTGTCCCGCCTGGCGCGCCCTCCGCGCCTGCCGGTGGCCACTCGCGCGGTGCTCATCACCG GCTGTGACTCTGGTTTTGGCAAGGAGACGGCAAAGAAGCTAGATGCTATGGGCTTCACGGTGCTGGCCACCGTGTTGGAGTTGGATGGCCCTGGTGCCCTAGAGCTGCGTGCCTGCTGTTCCCCTCGCCTAAGGCTGCTGCAGCTGGACCTGACCAAGCCAGCAGACATCAGCCGAGCACTGGAGTTCACAAAGgcccacaccaccagcacag GCTTGTGGGGCCTGGTCAACAATGCAGGCCACAACAATGTAGTGGCCGATGTGGAGCTGTCTCCAGTGGCCACATTCCGCAGCTGCATGGAGGTGAATTTCTTCGGTGCGCTTGAACTAACCAAGGGCCTGTTGCCACTGCTGCGCCGTTCTAGGGGTCGCATTGTGACTGTGGGCAGCCCAGCAG GAGACATGCCATACCCATGCTTGGCGGCCTATGGGACCTCCAAAGCGGCCATGGCACTGCTCATGGACACATTCAGCTGTGAACTTCTGCCCTGGGGGGTCAAGGTCAGCATCATCCAGCCTGGCTGCTTCAAGACAG AGTCTGTGCAGAATGTGGGCCAGTGGGAGCAGCGTAAACAGCTGCTGCTGGCCAGCCTGCCCCGAGAGCTGCTCCAGGCCTACGGTGAGGACTACATCGAGCACTTACATGGGCAGTTCCTGCATTCGCTGCGCCTGGCGCTGCCAGACCTCAGCCCAGTTGTAGATGCCATCACCGACGCACTGCTGGCAGCTCAGCCACGCCGCCGCTATTACCCAGGCCGTGGCCTGGGGCTCATGTACTTCATCCACTACTACCTGCCTGAGGGCCTGCGGCGCCGCTTCCTGCAGACCTTCTTCATCAATCACTGTCTGCCAAGAGCACTGCGGCCTGGCCAGCCTGGCTCTACCCCAGCCCAGGATGCAGCCCTGGACCCagacccaaacccaaacccaggCTCTTCCCCCATGACAGCCCAATGA